In Natronococcus occultus SP4, the following proteins share a genomic window:
- a CDS encoding NCS2 family permease, producing the protein MGVSDRIAAYFGFDEYDTSLETESIAGLTTFLAMSYIIAVNPAILSEAIDIEGYSSVEVFQMIAVATILASVVGTLVMAFWANRPFGLAPGMGLNAFFAFTVVVGLGVPWEVALAAVFVEGIIFIALTAVGARRYIIELFPEPVKFAVGAGIGVFLLFLGLQEMELVVSDPETLVYLGNVATSPVAAVSVVGLALTFVLYARGIRGAIVLGIVATALLGWLLTVAGVVAPGVLTPDQDIQVQYDFTPLFSGFLDGFGMIAEDPLVFGLVVFTFFFVDFFDTAGTLIGVSQIGGFLDEEGNLPEMERPLMADAVGTTVGAMVGTSTVTTFVESSAGLEEGGRTGFTALVVGALFAVSLVLVPVIAAIPQYATYVAVVVVGIIMLQGVADIDWQAPAWSISAGLTITIMPLTASIANGLAAGIMSYPIIKTAVGEREDVSLGQWALVVAFVVYFAAYFATDAGLLAF; encoded by the coding sequence ATGGGGGTTTCCGACCGGATCGCGGCGTACTTCGGGTTCGATGAGTACGACACCAGCCTCGAGACGGAGTCGATTGCGGGGCTGACGACCTTCCTGGCGATGTCGTACATCATCGCCGTCAACCCGGCGATCCTGAGCGAGGCGATCGATATCGAGGGGTACAGCAGCGTGGAAGTCTTCCAGATGATCGCGGTCGCGACGATCCTCGCGTCGGTCGTCGGCACGCTGGTGATGGCGTTCTGGGCCAACCGGCCGTTCGGGCTCGCCCCCGGGATGGGGCTGAACGCCTTCTTCGCGTTTACCGTCGTTGTCGGGCTCGGCGTCCCCTGGGAAGTCGCCCTCGCGGCGGTGTTCGTTGAGGGAATCATCTTCATCGCGCTGACAGCGGTCGGGGCGCGACGCTACATCATCGAGCTGTTTCCCGAACCGGTCAAGTTCGCCGTCGGCGCCGGGATCGGCGTCTTCCTGCTCTTCCTCGGGCTGCAGGAGATGGAACTCGTCGTCTCCGATCCCGAGACGCTCGTCTACCTCGGTAACGTCGCGACCAGTCCCGTCGCGGCCGTCTCGGTCGTCGGCCTCGCGCTGACGTTCGTGCTCTACGCCCGCGGGATCCGCGGTGCGATCGTCCTCGGGATCGTCGCGACGGCGCTTTTGGGCTGGCTGTTGACCGTCGCCGGCGTCGTCGCTCCCGGCGTCCTCACGCCCGATCAGGACATTCAGGTGCAGTACGACTTCACGCCGCTTTTCTCGGGGTTCCTTGATGGGTTCGGCATGATCGCCGAGGACCCGCTCGTCTTCGGGCTGGTCGTGTTCACGTTCTTCTTCGTTGATTTCTTCGATACGGCGGGAACGCTCATCGGTGTCTCCCAGATCGGCGGCTTCCTCGACGAGGAGGGAAACCTCCCGGAGATGGAACGGCCGCTGATGGCCGACGCCGTCGGCACCACCGTCGGCGCGATGGTCGGCACCTCGACCGTGACGACGTTCGTCGAGTCCTCGGCCGGACTCGAGGAAGGTGGCCGAACCGGGTTCACCGCGCTCGTCGTCGGCGCGCTGTTTGCGGTGTCGCTGGTACTCGTTCCGGTGATCGCTGCGATTCCCCAGTACGCGACCTACGTGGCCGTCGTCGTCGTCGGGATCATCATGCTCCAGGGGGTCGCCGACATCGACTGGCAGGCTCCCGCCTGGTCGATCTCTGCCGGACTGACGATCACGATCATGCCCCTGACCGCCTCGATCGCGAACGGGCTCGCCGCCGGGATCATGAGCTATCCGATCATCAAGACCGCCGTCGGCGAACGCGAGGACGTCTCGCTCGGCCAGTGGGCGCTCGTGGTCGCGTTCGTGGTCTACTTCGCTGCGTACTTCGCGACCGACGCGGGGCTGCTCGCGTTCTGA
- a CDS encoding glutathione S-transferase family protein, whose protein sequence is MNMLVDGEWRTDAYETTNDDGAFDRQETTFRNRIRDDPDATFQPEAGRYHLYVSYACPWAHRTLVTRALKGLEDAISVSVVDPYRGEDGWQFTPEKDGCTPDDVHGADYLRELYVRADSDVTARVTVPVLWDKRTDTIVNNESKEIMRMLDTEFDAVTSRDVDLYPDGYRETVDRIIDAIYEPINNGVYRAGFATKQDPYDEAIDDLFAALDHWDDVLEDQRYLAGDRLTEADIAMFTTLVRFDNVYHTHFMCNVRQIRDYENLWPYLRDLYQTPGVSDTVRMDHIKDHYYTTHPDVNPHRIVARGPDLSFDAPHDRDELPGTPPTALEAVSTND, encoded by the coding sequence ATGAACATGCTCGTCGACGGCGAGTGGCGGACCGACGCCTACGAAACGACGAACGACGACGGCGCGTTCGATCGTCAGGAGACGACGTTTCGGAACCGAATCCGTGACGATCCCGACGCCACATTCCAGCCGGAGGCCGGACGCTACCACCTCTACGTCTCCTACGCGTGCCCGTGGGCCCACCGGACGCTCGTGACCCGTGCGCTCAAGGGTCTCGAGGACGCGATCTCGGTCTCGGTCGTCGACCCGTACCGCGGCGAGGACGGCTGGCAGTTCACTCCCGAGAAGGACGGCTGTACGCCCGACGACGTCCACGGCGCCGACTACCTCCGCGAACTGTACGTCCGCGCGGATTCCGACGTCACTGCCCGCGTGACAGTTCCGGTGCTATGGGACAAACGGACCGATACCATCGTCAACAACGAGTCCAAGGAAATCATGCGGATGCTCGACACCGAGTTCGACGCGGTCACCTCGCGGGACGTCGATCTCTACCCCGACGGCTACCGGGAAACAGTCGACCGCATCATCGACGCGATCTACGAACCCATCAACAACGGCGTCTACCGGGCCGGCTTCGCCACCAAACAGGATCCCTACGACGAGGCGATCGACGACCTCTTCGCGGCACTCGATCACTGGGACGACGTCCTCGAGGACCAACGCTACCTCGCGGGCGACCGACTGACCGAGGCCGATATCGCGATGTTCACGACGCTGGTTCGGTTCGATAACGTCTACCACACACATTTCATGTGTAACGTCAGGCAGATCCGCGACTACGAGAACCTGTGGCCGTACCTCCGCGATCTCTACCAGACGCCGGGCGTCTCCGACACCGTCCGAATGGACCATATCAAGGACCACTACTACACGACCCATCCCGACGTGAACCCCCACCGAATCGTCGCCCGCGGACCGGATCTCTCGTTCGACGCTCCCCACGACCGGGACGAGCTTCCCGGCACACCGCCGACCGCCCTCGAGGCGGTAAGCACGAACGACTGA
- a CDS encoding Na+/H+ antiporter NhaC family protein, giving the protein MSTDNGGPDESGPTESFTQADDDEPRITFYGGRGMSAIPIAFFILWAIAQTALWRISDTSGLVVGILIGLILGMFFVRGDWKTYANTIFEGMTQPVAVTAIVAWIWAGMFAEILQDGGFVDGLVWLADVGGIGATLFPAITFVLAGLFTTGIGTGYGAAIAFVTLFFPAGILLGANPVLMFAAILSGAIFGDNLAPVSDTTIVSAVTQDSDIGGVVASRFKYVIIAAVLAFVGYIIAGQFMGGLEIGGDAREILVAQSEPIGLIHLVSMGIVIGAAVAGRHIVEAISWGIVVAAAFSLALGLMSVGDIVMFNAPEDAPVAEPLEFLPVLTIVEDADAVGVGGSLIDGAAGFFELAILVLLIIAAAQIMIRGGAFQLILDWSIENLATNVRNAELTMVGSSALINAVITINTAAEVAIGPYISKIGERFNLNGYRRANILDAQTAALGYIFPWSGGVLAGFTAMQDLPGEYDWFTTEMLVTPIDVVPFVFQGWLLVAVFVVAAITGFGREYIIDRESEEVARL; this is encoded by the coding sequence ATGAGCACTGATAACGGTGGACCGGACGAGTCGGGTCCGACTGAGTCGTTCACCCAGGCTGACGACGACGAGCCGCGTATCACGTTCTACGGCGGTCGCGGGATGAGCGCGATTCCGATCGCGTTTTTTATCCTCTGGGCGATCGCACAGACCGCACTCTGGCGGATCTCCGATACGAGTGGACTGGTCGTCGGGATCCTGATCGGGCTGATCCTGGGAATGTTCTTCGTCCGTGGCGACTGGAAGACCTACGCGAACACGATCTTCGAGGGGATGACACAGCCGGTCGCGGTGACGGCGATCGTCGCCTGGATCTGGGCGGGGATGTTCGCAGAGATCCTGCAGGACGGCGGGTTCGTCGACGGACTGGTCTGGCTGGCCGACGTCGGCGGAATCGGCGCGACGCTGTTCCCGGCGATTACCTTCGTTCTGGCAGGGCTTTTCACGACCGGGATCGGAACGGGATACGGCGCGGCGATCGCGTTCGTCACGCTGTTTTTCCCGGCAGGAATTCTGCTCGGGGCGAATCCGGTGTTGATGTTCGCCGCGATCCTCTCGGGGGCGATCTTCGGCGACAATCTCGCTCCCGTCAGTGACACGACGATCGTCAGCGCGGTGACACAGGACTCGGACATCGGGGGCGTCGTCGCCTCCCGGTTCAAGTACGTAATCATCGCCGCGGTGCTTGCGTTCGTGGGCTACATTATCGCCGGCCAGTTCATGGGCGGCCTCGAGATCGGCGGCGACGCCCGGGAGATCCTCGTCGCCCAGAGCGAACCCATCGGGCTGATCCATCTCGTCTCGATGGGGATCGTGATCGGTGCGGCGGTCGCCGGCCGTCACATCGTCGAAGCGATCTCGTGGGGAATCGTCGTCGCGGCCGCCTTCAGCCTCGCGCTGGGGCTGATGTCGGTCGGCGATATCGTGATGTTCAACGCTCCCGAGGACGCGCCGGTCGCCGAACCGCTCGAGTTTCTGCCGGTGTTGACGATCGTCGAAGACGCCGACGCGGTCGGCGTCGGGGGCAGTCTCATCGACGGCGCGGCCGGCTTCTTCGAGCTGGCAATTCTTGTGTTGTTGATCATCGCAGCCGCACAGATCATGATCCGCGGGGGTGCCTTCCAGTTGATCCTGGATTGGTCGATCGAGAACCTCGCGACGAACGTTCGCAACGCCGAGCTGACGATGGTCGGTTCCTCGGCGCTGATCAACGCCGTCATCACGATCAACACGGCGGCGGAGGTTGCGATCGGGCCGTACATCTCGAAGATCGGCGAACGGTTCAACCTGAACGGCTACCGGCGGGCGAACATCCTCGACGCCCAGACCGCGGCGCTCGGGTACATCTTCCCGTGGTCCGGCGGCGTCCTCGCCGGATTCACGGCGATGCAGGATCTCCCCGGTGAGTACGACTGGTTCACGACGGAGATGCTCGTGACGCCGATCGACGTCGTTCCGTTCGTCTTCCAGGGGTGGCTGCTGGTCGCGGTGTTCGTCGTCGCAGCGATCACCGGGTTCGGACGTGAGTACATTATCGATCGCGAGAGCGAGGAGGTGGCACGACTATGA
- a CDS encoding DUF7513 family protein — translation MSLFEKYLKGWRFRETNPSLDEGDVIDVFIAESNSSTDGHVYIGDTHLIVEGAGPETVEKRVRVRVTEFDDSTTTGRGEFLEIVGESSYTS, via the coding sequence ATGAGTCTGTTCGAGAAGTACCTCAAGGGATGGCGCTTCCGCGAGACGAATCCGTCGCTCGATGAGGGTGACGTGATCGACGTCTTCATCGCGGAGTCGAACAGTTCGACCGACGGACACGTCTACATCGGTGACACGCACCTGATCGTCGAAGGTGCGGGCCCCGAGACGGTCGAGAAACGCGTTCGAGTTCGGGTGACCGAGTTCGACGACTCGACGACGACCGGTCGCGGGGAGTTCCTCGAGATCGTCGGCGAGAGCTCCTACACCAGCTAA
- a CDS encoding DUF7535 family protein — MKVSESTGYGPNSQMSLFGYVVALLIVLVLLPLLPVFVVGWLIWRAFFAEDEQGNFEQWRSSREPRQPPSGS; from the coding sequence ATGAAGGTATCCGAGTCGACGGGCTACGGACCGAACAGCCAGATGTCGCTGTTTGGGTATGTCGTCGCGTTGCTCATCGTGTTGGTTCTCCTCCCGCTGTTGCCGGTGTTCGTCGTTGGGTGGCTCATCTGGCGGGCGTTTTTCGCCGAGGACGAACAGGGAAACTTCGAGCAGTGGCGCAGCAGCCGCGAGCCACGACAGCCCCCGAGCGGCTCCTGA
- a CDS encoding potassium channel family protein translates to MRFVIVGYGRVGSHTARILTEEGHELVVVDDDSDRIERATNDGFDTVEGDGADEAVLLEAGIDEADAIGAFTPDLNVNFAACMVGNHHDCRTVLRIDEDYREDIYEKYAEDVDDIIYPERLGAAGAKTAMLGGDFNVVADLAANLQLTVLEIREGSPAVGKRMSELDLPESARIYAHGRARESLTIPLPGTELDVGDEVAVVAETDRVDELRAMLLPASA, encoded by the coding sequence ATGCGATTTGTCATCGTGGGATACGGCCGAGTCGGCTCGCACACGGCACGCATCCTCACGGAGGAGGGCCACGAGCTCGTCGTCGTCGACGACGACTCCGACCGGATCGAACGGGCCACGAACGACGGGTTCGACACCGTGGAGGGCGACGGTGCCGACGAGGCGGTGTTACTCGAGGCGGGAATCGACGAGGCCGACGCAATCGGGGCCTTTACCCCGGATCTCAACGTCAACTTCGCAGCCTGTATGGTGGGCAACCACCACGACTGCCGGACCGTCCTGCGGATCGACGAGGACTACCGGGAGGATATCTACGAGAAGTACGCCGAGGACGTCGACGACATCATCTACCCCGAACGGCTCGGCGCCGCGGGCGCAAAGACCGCCATGCTTGGAGGGGATTTCAACGTCGTCGCCGACCTCGCCGCGAACCTCCAGCTGACCGTCCTCGAGATCCGGGAGGGCTCTCCCGCGGTCGGCAAGCGGATGAGCGAGCTCGATCTGCCGGAGTCGGCGCGGATCTACGCTCACGGTCGCGCTCGCGAATCCCTGACGATTCCGCTTCCCGGGACCGAACTCGACGTCGGCGACGAGGTCGCTGTCGTCGCCGAGACCGATCGCGTCGACGAACTCCGGGCGATGCTGCTTCCAGCGTCGGCCTGA
- a CDS encoding NAD-dependent epimerase/dehydratase family protein — MTNIAITGASGSVGREAIEALSDAELTLFSHSESEDLETTPIEISDRDAVFDALEGQDVVIHLAANPDPRAEWDAVSEPNIEGVYNVYAAAVEHDLERVVFASSNHAVNMENTVSPTRPESTSGQPKVVRPDEQSDPDTYYGVTKVFGEAMGQYYANRHGLDVINLRIGWLLTRDGLRDVVANRDGAGERYARAMWLSPDDCQRVIRAAVTRSLPETPLTAHAISDNSDRFLSLSETMLELEYRPQDDAAAVLDEDEAARDGLETA; from the coding sequence ATGACTAACATCGCAATCACTGGCGCGTCCGGTAGCGTCGGGAGGGAAGCGATTGAGGCGCTTTCAGACGCCGAACTGACGCTGTTCTCTCACAGCGAATCCGAGGACCTCGAGACGACGCCGATCGAAATCAGCGATCGCGACGCGGTGTTCGACGCTCTCGAGGGACAGGACGTCGTGATCCACCTTGCAGCGAACCCGGATCCGCGCGCGGAGTGGGATGCGGTTTCCGAACCGAACATCGAGGGAGTCTATAACGTATATGCGGCCGCAGTCGAGCACGACCTCGAGCGGGTCGTATTCGCGAGCTCGAATCACGCCGTCAACATGGAGAATACCGTCTCGCCGACGCGTCCGGAATCGACGAGCGGTCAGCCGAAGGTCGTCAGGCCGGACGAACAGTCTGATCCCGACACCTACTACGGCGTAACGAAGGTTTTCGGCGAGGCGATGGGACAGTACTACGCGAACCGACACGGACTCGACGTAATCAACCTGCGGATCGGATGGCTGCTCACCCGCGACGGGCTCAGGGACGTAGTCGCTAACCGGGACGGTGCGGGTGAGCGGTACGCTCGCGCGATGTGGCTCAGTCCGGATGACTGTCAGCGCGTCATCCGTGCGGCAGTGACGCGGTCGCTTCCGGAAACACCGCTGACCGCCCACGCTATTTCCGACAACAGTGATCGGTTCCTCTCACTGTCGGAGACAATGCTCGAGCTCGAGTATCGGCCACAGGACGACGCTGCGGCGGTTCTGGACGAGGACGAAGCTGCGAGAGACGGGCTCGAAACCGCCTGA
- a CDS encoding glutathione S-transferase N-terminal domain-containing protein, with the protein MSDITLYELPGCPFCAKVRTKLDELELDYDVIEVPRSHEDRTEVERVSGQTGVPVITDEAQDVEGMHESDDIVDYLEETYA; encoded by the coding sequence ATGTCCGATATCACGCTGTATGAACTGCCGGGCTGTCCGTTCTGTGCGAAGGTACGAACGAAACTGGACGAGCTCGAGCTCGACTACGACGTGATCGAGGTCCCTCGCTCTCACGAGGACCGCACCGAGGTCGAACGCGTCAGCGGCCAGACCGGAGTTCCGGTGATCACGGACGAGGCCCAGGACGTCGAGGGAATGCACGAGAGCGACGACATCGTCGACTACCTCGAAGAGACGTACGCCTGA
- a CDS encoding DNA methyltransferase yields MADGDRHRQSRLVTDDDGAFDAERAQEESLPIEDGEVIDTDELADHQRYVEGRGVYDERNRVNDLTGREWKYATKSVIDERYPPDVQHELRSEHGGQKPPRLCAELIGRFSKAGETVLDPFAGVGGTLLGASFCEHEGTGLREAIGFERNEQWVELYADVLERENEQRRARGEAPLAEQELRCGDCADLIEDVPDDSVDLLLTDVPYWNMDELEQTRNEAATRESKLGAFDAAETDGADGDAPGRGETTTKAAWLEDMAAKFDRFADAVTPEGHVVVFIGDMYRDQSYEFLSAELARAIESTAPLVLAANLVWYDPTKDLHVYGYPFSFVPSMVHQNVLVFRLEKQ; encoded by the coding sequence ATGGCCGACGGGGACCGCCATCGACAGAGCCGACTGGTTACGGACGACGACGGCGCGTTCGACGCCGAGCGGGCCCAGGAGGAGTCGCTACCGATCGAGGACGGCGAGGTGATCGACACCGACGAGCTCGCCGACCACCAGCGCTACGTCGAGGGACGTGGCGTCTACGACGAGCGCAACCGCGTCAACGACCTCACCGGCAGGGAGTGGAAGTACGCCACGAAGTCGGTCATCGACGAGCGGTATCCGCCGGACGTCCAACACGAACTGCGAAGCGAACACGGCGGCCAGAAACCACCGCGGCTCTGTGCCGAGCTGATCGGACGGTTCAGCAAGGCCGGAGAGACGGTGCTTGACCCGTTCGCCGGCGTCGGCGGCACCTTGCTCGGAGCAAGCTTCTGCGAACACGAGGGGACCGGGCTCCGGGAGGCGATCGGCTTCGAGCGAAACGAGCAGTGGGTCGAACTCTACGCGGACGTCCTCGAGCGCGAGAACGAGCAGCGGCGGGCCCGCGGCGAGGCGCCTCTGGCCGAACAGGAGCTCCGGTGTGGAGACTGTGCCGACCTGATCGAGGACGTCCCTGACGACAGTGTCGACCTGCTGTTGACTGACGTTCCCTACTGGAACATGGACGAGCTCGAACAGACCCGAAACGAGGCCGCGACCCGCGAGAGCAAGCTCGGTGCGTTCGACGCGGCCGAAACCGACGGTGCCGACGGTGACGCCCCCGGCAGGGGAGAGACGACGACCAAGGCGGCATGGCTCGAGGACATGGCCGCGAAGTTTGATCGGTTCGCCGACGCCGTTACTCCGGAGGGACACGTCGTCGTCTTTATCGGCGACATGTACCGCGACCAGTCCTACGAGTTCCTCTCCGCGGAGCTGGCGCGGGCGATCGAGTCGACCGCGCCGCTCGTCCTCGCAGCGAATCTGGTCTGGTACGATCCGACGAAAGACCTCCACGTCTACGGCTACCCGTTCTCCTTTGTCCCCTCGATGGTCCACCAGAACGTTCTGGTGTTTCGACTCGAGAAGCAGTAG
- a CDS encoding MBL fold metallo-hydrolase, which yields MSNTAFDPAEVARRIDEGNEDLFVLDVRNEDDYEEWRIEDSTNLPIYDELLEHDYSTLEDNLEDLPADREIAIVCVAGITSARAADFLRERGFDAKSVDDGMNGWGRVHRASEIEDVDGVVQIIRPGTGCLSYLVHDGNAAVVVDPSQYVDYYLSEADERDLEIVGVADTHAHADHVSGARRLAGELDVPYYLHGDDAGELDRLTEFEDGDTVLVGGRSLEVVHTPGHTPGSVSFTFGDALLSGDTLFLRSVGRPDLEESATQGGATSRAGDPRDGDEDAIRAASSQLFESLDRLTEFGDDRVVLPGHFSDESIRPLATGLGELREEATNELLGYVEEGDEEAFVETIVESLADEPANYNEIKQINWGKRQPGDDVEELELGPNNCAAN from the coding sequence ATGAGCAACACCGCATTCGACCCCGCGGAGGTCGCACGTCGCATCGACGAGGGTAATGAGGATCTCTTCGTCCTCGACGTGAGAAACGAGGACGACTACGAGGAGTGGCGGATCGAGGACAGCACGAACCTGCCGATCTACGACGAGTTGCTCGAGCACGACTACTCCACGCTGGAGGACAATCTCGAGGACCTCCCCGCGGATCGAGAGATCGCGATCGTCTGTGTCGCCGGGATCACGTCGGCGCGAGCCGCCGACTTCCTGCGCGAGCGCGGATTCGACGCGAAGTCGGTCGACGACGGGATGAACGGCTGGGGCCGCGTCCACCGCGCCTCCGAGATCGAGGACGTCGACGGCGTCGTCCAGATCATCCGCCCCGGGACGGGCTGTCTCTCCTATCTCGTCCACGACGGAAACGCGGCCGTCGTCGTCGATCCGAGCCAGTACGTCGACTACTACCTGAGCGAGGCCGACGAACGGGACCTCGAAATCGTCGGCGTCGCGGACACCCACGCCCACGCCGATCACGTCTCGGGTGCACGACGGCTCGCCGGCGAACTCGACGTCCCCTACTACCTCCACGGGGACGACGCCGGCGAGCTCGACCGACTGACCGAGTTCGAGGACGGTGATACCGTCCTCGTCGGGGGCCGATCGCTCGAGGTCGTCCACACCCCGGGTCACACGCCCGGGAGCGTCTCGTTTACGTTCGGCGACGCGTTGCTGTCGGGGGACACGCTGTTTCTCCGCAGCGTCGGCCGTCCCGACCTCGAGGAGAGCGCGACACAAGGCGGCGCGACCAGTCGAGCGGGGGACCCGCGAGACGGCGACGAGGACGCGATCCGAGCGGCCTCGAGCCAACTGTTCGAGAGTCTCGATCGACTAACCGAGTTCGGGGACGATCGAGTCGTGCTCCCCGGCCACTTCAGCGACGAATCGATTCGGCCGCTGGCGACCGGTCTCGGGGAGCTCCGCGAGGAGGCCACGAACGAGCTGCTGGGCTACGTGGAGGAGGGTGACGAGGAAGCGTTCGTCGAGACGATCGTCGAGAGCCTGGCCGACGAGCCGGCGAACTACAACGAGATCAAGCAGATCAACTGGGGCAAACGCCAGCCCGGCGACGACGTCGAGGAGCTGGAGCTGGGGCCGAACAACTGCGCGGCGAACTGA